One stretch of Lysobacterales bacterium DNA includes these proteins:
- a CDS encoding beta-lactamase family protein has product MNWRGCLASLLLVPAAAATPHVALEELFKQADASDLPGLYLRLESPLGIQEFQAGAADPDSGRRFAAEAPFRIASITKLFVNALVLREVASGRLQLDAPLQRHLDAAEYGVRRSKPDLQAITLHHLLEHSSGLWDFRSDSMTFGLAQSLFDPRKQWSQRELIGDVLRHRPYFAPGAEYRYSNANALLLSAVLEKLHGVPIETLLQQQASALGLKAWAYEREPRTPPDLPRGFTGKPARPKETTDWSMGGLPDAALQASASDLARFIRALFEDDTLLPAHTRALWLEQEGRVGDGPQRALPGIQLFAGAGLIRTYWYNGKAFGYKSWVAYQPELERSAVLFMTSTREGDERWFNQVLGKVVRDARAQPSNPP; this is encoded by the coding sequence ATGAACTGGAGGGGATGTCTCGCGTCATTGCTGCTGGTGCCTGCTGCGGCCGCCACGCCGCATGTGGCGCTGGAGGAATTGTTCAAGCAAGCCGACGCTTCCGACCTCCCAGGCCTCTACCTGCGACTCGAGTCGCCGCTGGGAATTCAGGAATTTCAGGCGGGTGCCGCCGACCCGGACAGCGGTCGCCGTTTTGCCGCCGAGGCGCCGTTCCGCATCGCCAGCATCACCAAGCTTTTCGTCAATGCGCTGGTGTTGCGGGAGGTTGCGTCGGGTCGCCTGCAACTGGATGCGCCGCTGCAGCGCCACCTGGATGCAGCGGAATACGGCGTGCGACGCAGCAAGCCGGATCTTCAAGCCATCACGCTGCATCACCTGCTCGAGCACAGCAGCGGTCTCTGGGACTTCCGCAGCGACAGCATGACCTTCGGTTTGGCGCAGTCGCTGTTCGATCCACGCAAGCAGTGGTCGCAGCGCGAGTTGATCGGCGACGTCCTGCGCCACCGTCCGTATTTCGCGCCGGGTGCCGAGTATCGCTACAGCAACGCCAATGCGCTGTTGCTGTCTGCGGTGTTGGAAAAACTCCACGGCGTGCCGATCGAGACGCTGCTTCAGCAACAGGCATCGGCGTTGGGCCTCAAGGCCTGGGCGTACGAACGCGAGCCGCGCACGCCCCCCGACCTGCCCCGAGGTTTCACCGGCAAGCCGGCCAGACCCAAGGAAACCACGGACTGGAGCATGGGCGGCCTGCCCGACGCAGCGCTGCAGGCTTCCGCTTCCGATCTCGCACGCTTCATCCGCGCTCTGTTCGAAGACGACACGCTGTTGCCGGCACACACCCGTGCACTCTGGTTGGAACAGGAGGGCAGAGTCGGCGATGGTCCGCAGCGGGCATTGCCGGGCATCCAGCTGTTCGCGGGCGCGGGGCTGATCCGGACGTACTGGTACAACGGCAAGGCGTTCGGCTACAAGAGTTGGGTCGCCTATCAGCCGGAGCTTGAACGCAGCGCGGTGCTGTTCATGACCAGTACGCGCGAAGGCGACGAGCGCTGGTTCAACCAGGTCCTCGGGAAAGTGGTGCGCGACGCGCGTGCTCAACCGTCGAACCCGCCGTGA
- the dinB gene encoding DNA polymerase IV — translation MRKILHIDMDAFYAAVEQRDDPALRGRPVVVAWKGARSVVCAASYEARQFGVRSAMPALRAERLCPDAVFVPPDFGRYKAASRQIRTIFARHTDLIEPLALDEAYLDVSVNKLGIGSATAVAQAIRAEIRAETGLTASAGVAPNKFIAKIASDWNKPDGLFVVRPEQVLDFLAPLEVGRIPGVGKVMQGKLGELGIHTIADLRAFAPPALQARFGQYGRRLHELAHGIDEQPVRAEQPTQQISAEDTFAEDVALAATGPMIEALAERVWRAAAREPDRIARTVVLKLKTREFRSLTRSLTPGTPPADAATLARIALELRDRVGLPATTRYRLVGVGLGGFVDGSCVTSQLSLFGAGE, via the coding sequence ATGCGCAAGATCCTCCACATCGACATGGACGCCTTCTACGCCGCGGTCGAGCAGCGCGACGACCCGGCGCTTCGCGGCCGGCCGGTAGTGGTGGCCTGGAAGGGCGCGCGCTCGGTGGTCTGCGCCGCCAGCTACGAAGCGCGCCAGTTCGGGGTGCGCTCGGCGATGCCGGCGCTGCGCGCCGAGCGGTTGTGCCCGGACGCGGTGTTCGTGCCACCGGACTTCGGCCGCTACAAGGCCGCCTCGCGGCAGATCCGCACGATCTTCGCGCGCCACACCGACCTGATCGAGCCGCTGGCGCTGGACGAGGCCTATCTCGACGTCAGCGTGAACAAGCTCGGCATCGGCAGCGCCACCGCCGTCGCGCAGGCGATCCGCGCCGAGATCCGCGCCGAGACCGGCCTGACTGCTTCCGCGGGAGTCGCGCCGAACAAGTTCATCGCCAAGATCGCCTCCGACTGGAACAAGCCCGATGGCCTGTTCGTGGTGCGCCCGGAGCAGGTGCTCGACTTCCTCGCACCGCTCGAGGTCGGGCGCATTCCCGGGGTCGGCAAGGTGATGCAGGGCAAGCTCGGCGAACTCGGCATCCACACCATTGCCGACCTGCGCGCGTTCGCGCCGCCGGCACTGCAGGCGCGCTTCGGCCAGTACGGTCGCCGACTGCACGAACTGGCGCACGGCATCGACGAGCAGCCGGTGCGGGCGGAGCAGCCAACTCAGCAGATCTCGGCCGAGGACACCTTCGCCGAGGACGTGGCGCTGGCCGCGACCGGGCCGATGATCGAAGCCCTGGCGGAGCGTGTCTGGCGCGCAGCGGCACGTGAGCCGGACCGAATCGCGAGAACGGTGGTGCTCAAGCTCAAGACGCGAGAGTTCCGCAGCCTGACGCGCAGCCTGACCCCGGGCACCCCGCCCGCCGATGCCGCGACGCTGGCGCGCATCGCGCTCGAACTGCGCGATCGCGTCGGGCTGCCCGCCACGACCCGCTACCGCCTGGTCGGCGTCGGCCTCGGCGGCTTCGTCGATGGCTCGTGCGTCACGTCCCAGCTCTCCCTGTTCGGGGCGGGAGAGTGA
- a CDS encoding LuxR family transcriptional regulator, whose protein sequence is MNPRALRPARAMVNTDMLERIVAADSVDALTHSIDAVARDLGFAHWIYGALVAVTPTRSEQFVLNGYPDDWREHYLEAGYTFRDPTVHYSRTHVVPTLWDDLARAPGASMRPDALGRRIVREARDFGLAKGLSVPLHGLGCVFGMMSYAAADPNHPITQSSVCAEATLLASYVHQAASALMFGDRMRDIRALTARERECLKWAAEGKTSWDIAHLLVITERTVIFHLRNACSKLGVATRQQAVAKAMVLGLLD, encoded by the coding sequence ATGAATCCGCGCGCACTCAGACCGGCCCGAGCGATGGTCAACACCGACATGCTCGAGCGCATCGTCGCTGCCGACAGCGTCGATGCGCTCACTCACTCCATTGACGCGGTCGCGCGCGATCTCGGCTTCGCGCACTGGATCTACGGCGCGCTGGTGGCGGTGACGCCGACGCGCAGCGAACAGTTCGTGCTCAACGGTTACCCGGACGACTGGCGCGAGCACTACCTGGAGGCCGGCTACACCTTTCGCGACCCGACCGTGCACTACTCGCGCACGCACGTGGTGCCGACCCTTTGGGACGACCTTGCGCGCGCGCCGGGAGCGTCGATGCGACCCGATGCGCTCGGTCGGCGCATCGTCCGCGAAGCGCGCGACTTCGGCCTGGCCAAAGGCCTGAGCGTGCCCTTGCACGGGCTCGGCTGCGTGTTCGGGATGATGTCCTACGCCGCCGCCGACCCGAATCATCCGATCACCCAGTCCAGCGTCTGCGCCGAGGCGACGCTGCTCGCCAGCTACGTGCACCAGGCGGCGTCGGCGCTGATGTTCGGGGATCGCATGCGCGACATCCGCGCGCTCACTGCGCGCGAACGCGAATGCCTGAAGTGGGCCGCGGAAGGCAAGACCAGCTGGGACATCGCGCACCTGCTCGTGATCACCGAGCGCACCGTGATCTTCCATCTGCGCAATGCCTGTTCCAAGCTCGGCGTTGCCACCCGCCAGCAGGCGGTGGCCAAGGCCATGGTGCTCGGCCTGCTCGACTGA
- a CDS encoding acyl-homoserine-lactone synthase, whose protein sequence is MQEILIGRPTWRNISAPLLDSMYALRHAMFAERLQWKVESHNGKERDWFDRLEPTYIVARHPEDPRSATGSWRLLPTTGPYMLKDVFPELLHGQPAPSQPDVWEASRFAVARHENGASFGMNETPVAMIREMLRFVRRNGIREIVTVTSVGVERLIRNLGLKTERFGPALQIGDVRTVALRIPMDDAAELALWGWLEADYEHAAAA, encoded by the coding sequence ATGCAAGAGATCCTGATTGGTCGGCCCACCTGGAGAAACATCTCCGCCCCGCTGCTCGACAGCATGTACGCACTGCGCCACGCGATGTTCGCCGAGCGTCTGCAATGGAAGGTCGAGAGCCACAACGGCAAGGAACGCGACTGGTTCGACCGCCTCGAACCGACCTACATCGTCGCCCGCCATCCCGAAGACCCGCGCAGCGCCACCGGCAGCTGGCGGCTGCTGCCGACTACCGGCCCGTACATGCTCAAGGACGTGTTCCCGGAGTTGCTGCACGGGCAGCCGGCGCCAAGCCAGCCCGACGTCTGGGAAGCCAGCCGCTTCGCGGTCGCGCGCCATGAGAACGGCGCCAGCTTCGGCATGAACGAAACCCCGGTGGCGATGATCCGCGAGATGTTGCGCTTCGTGCGCCGCAACGGCATCCGCGAAATCGTCACCGTCACCAGCGTCGGCGTCGAGCGCCTGATCCGCAACCTCGGGCTCAAGACCGAACGCTTCGGGCCGGCGCTGCAAATTGGCGACGTGCGCACCGTCGCCTTGCGCATCCCGATGGACGACGCCGCCGAACTGGCGCTGTGGGGATGGCTCGAAGCCGACTACGAGCACGCTGCCGCCGCCTGA
- a CDS encoding YbaN family protein, giving the protein MDPGLSVARSETDAGVHRVHGIARQDGEGPACRRPAVGHSPPANACRRSSTRALPEARRTRSSVAVEAVEPLSSAAVKPHPLIPRWAYLVFAWAMLLLGLIGVVLPGLPTTPFILLSAWAAARGSRRLHDWLHAHALFGPMIRDWEATGAVSRKAKWAATASMLACAVIMFLTAPKWWMAATGTGIMSLTGLWLWLRPEPIPKPPASPPL; this is encoded by the coding sequence ATGGACCCCGGGCTCAGCGTGGCCCGGTCGGAAACGGATGCCGGAGTGCATCGGGTACACGGGATCGCCCGCCAGGATGGCGAAGGCCCGGCGTGTCGACGGCCTGCCGTGGGTCACAGTCCCCCGGCCAATGCCTGCCGCAGGTCGTCGACACGCGCTTTGCCGGAAGCACGCCGGACTCGATCGAGCGTGGCTGTCGAGGCGGTCGAGCCGCTAAGCTCGGCGGCCGTGAAACCGCATCCGCTGATCCCGCGCTGGGCCTATCTCGTCTTCGCCTGGGCGATGCTTCTGCTCGGCCTGATCGGCGTCGTCCTGCCCGGCCTGCCGACCACACCCTTCATCCTGCTCTCTGCCTGGGCGGCCGCGCGAGGTTCGCGGCGGCTGCATGACTGGCTGCACGCGCACGCGCTGTTTGGTCCGATGATCCGCGACTGGGAAGCCACCGGTGCGGTCAGCCGCAAAGCCAAGTGGGCGGCGACCGCGTCAATGCTGGCCTGCGCCGTGATCATGTTCCTGACCGCGCCGAAATGGTGGATGGCCGCCACCGGCACCGGCATCATGTCCCTCACCGGCCTGTGGCTCTGGCTCCGGCCGGAGCCGATTCCCAAACCACCCGCGAGTCCCCCACTATGA
- a CDS encoding phosphoribosyltransferase — MTEQRFRAYTTQDLDVVMERMARQLSMRLDAHPVVLVGVLRRGAPLAAMLHERLAKLRPQLAIERTELKVKRYGDDLTLLHPDTALTETPQQAEVKFSGKRVVIVDDVLYQGHSVFRVLEWVRRHEPLSAHVAVLVDRKINALPVYADVVGATLQIAPGDVIECNVPPYEPEFAIDIWRPHAD, encoded by the coding sequence ATGACCGAACAACGCTTCCGCGCCTACACCACGCAAGACCTCGACGTCGTCATGGAACGCATGGCGCGGCAGCTGTCGATGCGGCTCGACGCGCACCCGGTGGTGCTGGTCGGGGTATTGCGCCGCGGTGCGCCGCTGGCGGCGATGCTGCACGAGCGACTGGCGAAGCTGCGCCCGCAGCTGGCGATCGAGCGCACCGAGCTCAAGGTCAAGCGCTACGGCGACGACTTGACCCTGCTGCACCCGGACACCGCGCTGACCGAGACGCCGCAGCAGGCCGAAGTAAAGTTCTCGGGCAAGCGCGTGGTCATCGTCGACGACGTGCTCTACCAGGGTCATTCGGTGTTCCGCGTGCTCGAATGGGTGCGCCGCCACGAACCGCTGTCGGCGCATGTTGCGGTGCTGGTCGATCGCAAGATCAACGCACTGCCGGTGTACGCCGATGTCGTCGGTGCCACCCTGCAGATCGCACCGGGCGACGTCATCGAGTGCAACGTTCCGCCCTACGAACCCGAGTTCGCCATCGACATCTGGCGCCCGCACGCGGACTGA
- a CDS encoding glutathione S-transferase family protein, with the protein MLTLYYSPGAASLCVHQMLIELGAEHRLERLDLQAGAQKSPEYLKLNAGGVVPTLLIDGEPMVESSAILMWLAEQDPQSRFVPGEGARARREYLQWFLLLANGLQPTFRHWFYAQEVAGEAQAEAIKTFARGRIEAFWERVDRHLGERGPYLCGAQLTAVDFFLFMLCRWSRNMPRPATEWPYLAMFVASMKSRPSFKTLYEREGLTEWA; encoded by the coding sequence ATGCTTACCCTCTACTACTCGCCCGGCGCCGCCAGCCTGTGCGTGCACCAGATGCTGATCGAGCTCGGCGCCGAGCATCGGCTCGAACGGCTGGATCTGCAGGCCGGCGCGCAGAAATCGCCCGAGTACCTGAAGCTCAATGCCGGCGGCGTGGTGCCCACGCTGCTGATCGACGGCGAGCCGATGGTCGAGTCGAGTGCGATCCTGATGTGGCTCGCCGAGCAGGACCCGCAGTCGCGCTTCGTGCCGGGCGAGGGCGCACGCGCGCGGCGCGAGTACCTGCAGTGGTTCCTGTTGCTCGCCAACGGGCTGCAGCCCACGTTCCGGCACTGGTTCTATGCGCAGGAGGTCGCCGGCGAAGCGCAGGCCGAGGCGATCAAGACCTTCGCCCGCGGCCGCATCGAGGCGTTCTGGGAGCGCGTCGACCGTCATCTCGGCGAACGCGGCCCCTACCTTTGCGGCGCGCAGTTGACCGCGGTCGACTTCTTCCTGTTCATGCTCTGCCGCTGGTCGCGCAACATGCCCAGGCCTGCCACCGAATGGCCCTACCTCGCGATGTTCGTCGCATCGATGAAGTCGCGACCTTCGTTCAAGACCCTGTACGAGCGCGAAGGCCTGACCGAGTGGGCCTGA